In one Roseburia intestinalis L1-82 genomic region, the following are encoded:
- a CDS encoding GGDEF domain-containing protein — protein sequence MENSVLEEKVFHKVMKNVPFGLVVSSEGRKRKVYYVNTMAYHMLGYTREEFIEKVQDGWSRFVDIDLRMVMREHHEEILTGESFELTAQTETKDGNKKWLSFRVMVSMDVISSQLKPVSYITITDVTEKVEKNRRYAREREYLRDCAARDSMTRLLNRGTMEDRIKEELESVAEGQNYAYIAIDLDNFKQVNDVYGHWVGDRVIMSVSNILREVYGNQVSIGRMGGDEFAVFLPDVKDRMWIQGQADEVLYRLRRQKEMIGMAEEPTASIGIAFGPEDGTSFRELYHRADAALYQVKKEEKNSIAIYTMI from the coding sequence ATGGAAAACTCGGTATTAGAGGAAAAGGTTTTTCATAAAGTTATGAAAAACGTACCGTTTGGTCTTGTTGTGAGCAGTGAGGGCAGAAAACGCAAGGTGTATTATGTGAATACGATGGCGTACCATATGCTCGGTTACACGCGGGAGGAATTTATTGAAAAAGTACAGGACGGCTGGAGCCGGTTTGTGGATATTGACTTAAGAATGGTCATGAGGGAGCATCATGAAGAGATTCTGACAGGGGAGTCATTTGAACTGACTGCTCAGACAGAGACGAAAGACGGAAATAAAAAGTGGCTGTCTTTTCGTGTGATGGTATCCATGGATGTTATATCCTCGCAGTTAAAACCGGTCAGTTATATTACGATCACGGATGTAACGGAGAAAGTGGAAAAAAACAGACGTTACGCGAGAGAAAGAGAATATTTACGGGATTGTGCAGCCAGAGATTCCATGACGAGACTGTTAAACCGTGGTACGATGGAAGATCGTATCAAAGAAGAACTGGAGTCAGTGGCAGAAGGACAAAATTATGCATACATTGCTATTGATCTGGATAATTTTAAGCAGGTCAATGATGTGTATGGCCACTGGGTTGGCGACCGCGTCATTATGAGTGTGTCTAATATTTTAAGGGAAGTCTACGGTAATCAGGTCAGCATTGGACGTATGGGCGGGGATGAATTCGCAGTATTTCTTCCGGATGTAAAAGACCGTATGTGGATACAGGGGCAGGCAGATGAAGTGCTGTACCGGCTGCGCAGACAAAAAGAAATGATCGGAATGGCGGAGGAGCCGACAGCAAGTATTGGCATCGCATTCGGCCCTGAGGATGGCACAAGCTTCCGTGAACTGTATCACAGAGCGGATGCAGCACTCTATCAGGTCAAAAAGGAAGAAAAAAACAGCATAGCAATTTACACAATGATATAA
- a CDS encoding ArsR/SmtB family transcription factor, with translation MLHITSLNEGLELFKALGSDVRIEILNILLENDNMSMNELASRLNITNGALTSHIKKLENCGLITTSSESAVHGNQKICSIHLDKILIDLEKPAEIENVYHTELKVGHYTNYQICPTCGLASADALIGEVDDPRYFEHPDRYNADILWFTRGYVEYAIPNFIPASKKITQITISAELSSEAPGTNNDWPSDISFYLNDIHIGDWTSPGDFGDVKGLLTPDWWYANWNQYGLLKQLVINQKGTYIDGLKISDVKIDDFHLNCHSSIRFRLAVEDDARHVGGLTIFGKSFGNYSQDIKVSLGYAPVEEMK, from the coding sequence TTGTTACACATCACTTCGTTGAATGAAGGGTTAGAACTTTTTAAGGCACTCGGTTCTGATGTGAGAATTGAAATTTTAAATATTTTGCTGGAAAACGACAATATGAGCATGAATGAACTTGCCTCCCGTTTAAATATTACAAACGGTGCCTTAACCAGCCATATCAAAAAACTTGAGAACTGCGGACTGATCACAACATCCAGTGAATCTGCTGTTCACGGCAACCAGAAAATCTGTTCCATCCACCTGGATAAGATCCTGATCGATTTAGAAAAGCCTGCCGAAATCGAGAATGTTTATCATACAGAATTAAAAGTCGGTCACTATACAAATTACCAGATCTGCCCGACCTGCGGACTTGCCTCTGCAGATGCCCTGATCGGTGAAGTGGATGATCCGCGGTATTTTGAACATCCAGACCGCTATAACGCTGATATTCTATGGTTTACACGCGGTTATGTTGAATATGCCATTCCAAATTTTATCCCGGCTTCCAAAAAAATCACACAGATCACAATTTCCGCAGAACTTAGTTCCGAAGCACCAGGCACCAACAATGACTGGCCTTCCGATATCAGTTTTTACTTAAATGATATTCATATTGGTGACTGGACCTCCCCCGGCGATTTTGGCGATGTGAAGGGTCTGTTGACACCGGACTGGTGGTATGCAAACTGGAACCAGTACGGATTGCTAAAACAACTTGTCATCAATCAAAAAGGTACCTATATCGACGGTCTCAAAATATCCGACGTTAAAATCGATGATTTCCATCTCAACTGCCACAGCAGCATCCGCTTCCGCCTGGCTGTGGAGGACGATGCCAGGCACGTCGGCGGACTTACGATCTTTGGAAAATCTTTTGGCAATTACAGCCAGGATATCAAAGTGAGTCTCGGGTACGCCCCGGTGGAGGAAATGAAGTAA
- a CDS encoding DUF6171 family protein — MAQICKKCLLREMAEADAKMIEKYKEAIKKEDQVSESEYERRLTVCKTCELLNAGTCGACGCYVELRAAAAVSKCPYKKW; from the coding sequence ATGGCACAGATCTGTAAAAAGTGTCTGCTGCGCGAAATGGCGGAAGCGGATGCAAAAATGATTGAGAAATATAAAGAGGCGATCAAAAAAGAAGATCAGGTATCAGAGAGCGAGTATGAGAGACGGCTTACTGTCTGCAAAACCTGTGAACTTTTAAACGCGGGAACCTGCGGTGCGTGCGGCTGCTATGTAGAGCTGCGCGCCGCGGCAGCCGTATCAAAATGCCCATATAAAAAATGGTGA
- the pflB gene encoding formate C-acetyltransferase — protein MQNEWRDFNGGAWENEVNVRDFIQRNYKPYDGDSSFLEGPTEDTTALWQDVLELSKQEREAGGVLDMDTKIISTITSHGPAYLDKDKEKIVGFQTDKPFKRSLQPYGGIRMAIKACEDNGYKVDPEVVEYFTTHRKTHNAGVFDAYTPEMRACRSAHIITGLPDAYGRGRIIGDYRRPALYGVDRLIEDKQEQLDSTRTIMYSDVIREREELSEQIRALKMLKELAKIYGCDISKPATNVLEAAQAVYFAYLAAVKEQNGAAMSLGRTSTFLDIYAERDLREGTFTEKEIQEIIDQFIMKLRCVKFARTPEYNSIFAGDPTWVTESIGGIGVDGRHMVTKMSYRYLNTLNNIGAAPEPNLTVLWSVKLPENFKKFCAEISIKHSAIQYENDDIMRVVHGDDYGIACCVSSMRIGKEMQFFGARANLAKCLLYAINGGVDEISGKQVGPKYRPITSEYLDYDEVWDKYKDMMKWLASVYVNALNIIHYMHDKYCYERMQMALHDKQVRRWFATGIAGFSVVADSLSAIKYAKVKPIRDENGITVDFEIEGDFPKYGNDDDRVDEIAKEVLHTFIKYVKGNHTYRGGIATTSILTITSNVSYGKNTGATPDGRKKGVAFAPGANPMHGRDKNGAVASLASVAKMPFMDAQDGISNTFTIVPDALGKTEESSETNLVALLDGYAEKGGHHLNVNVLNKETLLDAQKHPEEYPQLTIRVSGYAVNFIKLTKEQQDEVIARTFHELM, from the coding sequence ATGCAAAACGAATGGAGAGATTTTAATGGTGGAGCATGGGAGAATGAAGTAAACGTCAGAGACTTCATCCAGAGAAACTATAAGCCATATGATGGTGACAGCTCTTTCTTAGAGGGACCGACAGAGGACACCACAGCACTCTGGCAGGATGTACTTGAGCTTTCAAAACAGGAGAGAGAGGCCGGCGGCGTACTGGATATGGATACGAAGATCATTTCCACGATCACTTCCCATGGACCTGCGTACTTAGACAAAGATAAGGAGAAGATCGTAGGTTTCCAGACAGATAAACCATTCAAACGTTCCTTACAGCCTTATGGCGGTATCCGTATGGCAATTAAGGCATGTGAAGATAATGGGTATAAAGTAGACCCGGAAGTGGTAGAATATTTCACAACACACAGAAAGACACACAATGCGGGTGTGTTTGACGCTTATACACCGGAGATGAGAGCCTGCCGTTCCGCACATATCATCACCGGACTTCCGGATGCATACGGGCGCGGACGTATCATCGGCGACTACAGAAGACCTGCACTTTACGGTGTAGACCGTCTGATCGAAGATAAGCAGGAGCAGTTAGATTCCACACGCACCATCATGTATTCCGATGTTATCCGTGAGCGTGAGGAGTTATCCGAGCAGATCAGAGCCCTTAAAATGTTAAAAGAATTAGCAAAGATCTATGGATGCGATATTTCCAAACCGGCAACAAATGTTCTTGAGGCAGCACAGGCTGTATATTTTGCCTACCTTGCAGCAGTCAAAGAGCAGAACGGTGCGGCAATGAGTCTAGGACGTACCTCTACGTTCTTAGACATCTATGCAGAGCGCGACCTTCGTGAGGGTACATTCACGGAGAAAGAGATTCAGGAGATCATCGACCAGTTCATCATGAAACTGCGCTGCGTAAAATTTGCCCGTACACCGGAGTACAACAGTATTTTCGCCGGAGATCCTACCTGGGTAACAGAGTCTATCGGTGGAATCGGAGTAGATGGAAGACATATGGTAACCAAGATGTCTTACCGTTATTTAAATACCTTAAACAACATCGGAGCAGCACCGGAGCCAAACCTGACTGTTTTATGGTCCGTAAAACTTCCGGAGAACTTCAAAAAGTTCTGTGCAGAGATTTCCATCAAACATTCTGCGATCCAGTACGAAAATGATGACATCATGCGTGTGGTTCACGGCGATGACTACGGTATCGCATGCTGCGTATCTTCCATGAGAATCGGAAAAGAGATGCAGTTCTTCGGAGCCCGTGCAAACCTTGCAAAATGTTTACTCTATGCGATCAACGGTGGTGTGGATGAGATCAGCGGCAAACAGGTAGGACCGAAATATCGTCCGATCACTTCCGAGTATCTTGACTACGACGAGGTATGGGATAAATACAAAGACATGATGAAATGGCTTGCAAGTGTCTATGTCAATGCATTAAACATCATTCACTATATGCATGACAAATACTGCTACGAGAGAATGCAGATGGCATTACATGACAAACAGGTAAGACGTTGGTTTGCAACCGGTATTGCAGGATTTTCCGTAGTAGCAGATTCCCTTTCTGCCATTAAATATGCAAAAGTAAAACCGATCCGTGATGAGAACGGTATTACAGTAGACTTTGAGATTGAGGGAGATTTCCCGAAATATGGTAATGATGATGACCGTGTGGATGAGATCGCAAAAGAGGTTCTGCATACATTCATCAAATATGTAAAAGGAAACCATACTTACCGTGGAGGTATCGCAACAACTTCTATTCTTACCATCACATCCAACGTATCCTACGGTAAGAATACAGGAGCAACCCCAGATGGAAGAAAGAAAGGTGTTGCGTTTGCTCCGGGTGCAAACCCAATGCACGGACGTGATAAAAATGGTGCAGTTGCTTCTTTAGCTTCTGTTGCAAAGATGCCATTTATGGATGCGCAGGATGGTATTTCCAACACCTTTACCATCGTGCCGGATGCACTTGGAAAGACGGAGGAAAGCTCTGAAACAAACCTTGTGGCACTGCTTGACGGCTATGCAGAAAAAGGCGGTCACCACTTAAATGTAAA
- a CDS encoding YfcE family phosphodiesterase → MKIGIISDTHGIFREEWHRHLDGCDYLIHAGDFCTQKNYDCFRNFGIPLYMVRGNNDRGDWAKNLPEFLQFRIGGKTFFLVHNQFDLPFDLTDADFLIFGHTHHYTFYKRFNKVYINPGSASDGRGDSKSLAILTLSGNDYSLERVIL, encoded by the coding sequence ATGAAAATTGGCATTATTTCTGATACACACGGTATTTTCCGTGAAGAGTGGCACCGTCATTTAGACGGCTGCGATTATCTGATCCATGCAGGCGATTTCTGTACGCAGAAAAATTATGACTGTTTCCGGAACTTTGGCATTCCGCTTTATATGGTCCGAGGCAACAATGACCGCGGTGACTGGGCAAAAAATCTTCCTGAATTTTTACAGTTCCGCATTGGCGGCAAGACTTTTTTTCTGGTTCATAATCAGTTTGATCTTCCATTTGACCTGACAGATGCTGATTTTCTTATCTTTGGTCATACTCATCACTATACATTTTATAAACGTTTCAATAAAGTTTATATTAATCCGGGCAGTGCCAGTGACGGACGTGGAGATTCGAAAAGTCTTGCAATCCTGACACTTTCAGGCAATGATTACAGTTTAGAACGTGTCATTCTGTGA
- a CDS encoding alpha-N-arabinofuranosidase: protein MKINKKGEKTMAKLIINEENKKSRIEPEIYGHFSEHLGRCIYEGIYVGEKSEIPNVNGMRTDVVDALKELKVPVLRWPGGCFADEYHWMDGIGPKEKRKKMINTHWGGVVEDNSFGTHEYMELCRQIGCKTYVNGNLGSGTVREMSEWVEYMTFEGVSPMADLRKENGHEAPWKVDYFGVGNENWGCGGNMTPEYYANEYRRYQTYVRNYHPDRPIKKICCGANVADYYWTKGVLNTAFDHAEQWHGFMDGLSLHYYVHPEGWEIKGSSTDFDADVWYKTLSKALYMETLIERHGAIMDEYDPDKKVGMIVDEWGTWYTCEPGTNPGFLYQQNTVRDALVAGITLNIFNKHSDRVKMAALAQMVNVLQSVLLTEGGQMIKTPTYHVMHMYRHHQGADLLESTLTGAGEIGPDEWKVPKITESVSMDKDGVITVTMNNLSVEASEKVEIQLANRGYHVVEARIVTDSDMHAHNTFEAPDTVTEKDFAAYEETENGLNVTMPANSVIELRLAK, encoded by the coding sequence ATGAAAATAAATAAAAAAGGAGAGAAAACAATGGCAAAACTGATCATCAATGAGGAAAACAAAAAGAGTCGTATTGAGCCGGAAATCTATGGACATTTTTCGGAGCATCTGGGGAGATGTATTTATGAGGGAATTTACGTCGGCGAAAAATCGGAGATTCCGAATGTAAACGGCATGCGCACCGATGTTGTGGACGCATTAAAGGAATTAAAAGTTCCGGTACTGCGCTGGCCGGGTGGCTGCTTTGCGGACGAATATCACTGGATGGACGGAATCGGACCGAAGGAAAAGCGTAAAAAAATGATCAACACACACTGGGGTGGTGTTGTGGAAGATAACAGTTTCGGAACACATGAATATATGGAACTGTGCCGTCAGATCGGCTGTAAGACTTACGTTAACGGTAATCTTGGAAGCGGAACTGTCCGTGAGATGTCAGAGTGGGTGGAGTACATGACCTTTGAGGGCGTCTCCCCGATGGCAGATTTGAGAAAAGAAAACGGACATGAGGCACCGTGGAAAGTGGATTATTTTGGTGTTGGCAATGAAAACTGGGGATGCGGTGGAAATATGACGCCGGAATATTATGCAAATGAGTACCGCAGATACCAGACCTATGTGCGCAATTATCACCCGGACCGTCCGATCAAAAAGATCTGCTGTGGTGCAAATGTTGCAGACTATTACTGGACAAAAGGAGTGTTAAATACGGCATTTGACCATGCTGAGCAGTGGCACGGATTTATGGATGGTCTATCACTTCATTACTATGTACATCCGGAGGGCTGGGAGATCAAAGGAAGTTCTACGGATTTTGATGCGGATGTCTGGTATAAGACATTATCGAAGGCGCTTTATATGGAGACATTGATCGAACGCCACGGTGCGATTATGGATGAGTACGATCCGGATAAAAAAGTCGGTATGATCGTGGACGAGTGGGGCACCTGGTATACCTGCGAGCCGGGCACGAATCCGGGATTTTTGTATCAGCAGAATACGGTGCGTGATGCACTTGTTGCAGGTATTACCTTAAATATTTTTAACAAGCACAGTGACCGTGTCAAAATGGCTGCATTAGCACAGATGGTCAACGTTTTACAGTCTGTACTTCTGACAGAGGGCGGCCAGATGATAAAGACACCGACCTACCATGTCATGCATATGTACCGCCATCATCAGGGCGCAGACCTGTTAGAGAGTACTTTGACCGGCGCAGGGGAGATCGGACCGGATGAGTGGAAAGTACCGAAGATCACAGAGTCCGTATCTATGGATAAAGACGGCGTGATCACTGTCACCATGAATAATCTGTCTGTGGAAGCATCGGAAAAGGTGGAGATCCAGCTTGCAAACCGCGGCTATCATGTAGTAGAGGCGAGAATCGTGACTGACTCCGATATGCATGCGCATAACACATTTGAGGCTCCGGATACCGTGACAGAAAAAGATTTTGCTGCCTATGAGGAGACGGAAAACGGACTGAATGTCACAATGCCGGCAAACAGTGTGATCGAGCTGCGCCTTGCAAAATAA